In Scophthalmus maximus strain ysfricsl-2021 chromosome 5, ASM2237912v1, whole genome shotgun sequence, a single window of DNA contains:
- the nedd8l gene encoding NEDD8 ubiquitin like modifier, like produces MLIKVKTLTGKEIEIDIEPTDKVERIKERVEEKEGIPPQQQRLIYSGKQMNDEKTAADYKIQGGSVLHLVLALRGGLAHHTHLSSSS; encoded by the exons ATGCTGATCAAAGTCAAG aCTCTCACTGGAAAAGAAATCGAGATCGACATTGAGCCCACAGACAAG GTGGAGAGAATTAAAGAGCGGgtcgaggagaaggaggggatcCCGCCACAGCAACAAAGACTCATCTACAGCGGAAAACAGAT GAATGATGAGAAGACGGCAGCGGACTACAAGATCCAGGGCGGCTCGGTGCTCCATCTCGTGTTGGCGCTAAGAGGAGGACTGgctcaccacacacacctctcctcctcgtcatgA
- the zp3f.2 gene encoding zona pellucida glycoprotein 3f, tandem duplicate 2, whose protein sequence is MVTRLYLGVMLVAVFAATVTNADVKVVCEKDSVRITWRISAELVPNASRLFLGSCMPSQLKVLPTGEGDAHFNYQLGDCKFKKQMKGKHLSYQNKLTYRPHARDKPAAFVFPIECVYKRPESWIPAFLNPGSGVSEGRGGLVVHMALLNEQLTGVAKTNVVPLGSFMPIWAAVEQKSHQPLLLLMEECVAATTPELHPGSQVHPIITNKGCLYESMRANSMFLPRYHSSAILLYLQSFRFGLGEEVYIHCKLVVWDPEALDESKKACQYVKDTGSWEMLDDPLQSSLCSCCDSTCKSRSKREESHGQSRNTVLGPLIIVEHNIVSDTAADSQVMVQSELMETL, encoded by the exons ATGGTGACTCGTCTCTACCTAGGTGTGATGCTTGTGGCCGTCTTTGCGGCCACCGTCACTAATGCAG ATGTCAAAGTGGTCTGTGAGAAGGACTCTGTGAGGATCACGTGGAGGATCAGCGCCGAGCTGGTGCCGAACGcgtctcgtctcttcctggGAAGCTGCATGCCATCTCAGCTGAAGGTTCTGCCCACTGGAGAGGGGGACGCACACTTCAACTACCAGTTGGGTGACTGCAAGTTTAAAAAGCAG atgaaaggaaaacaccTCAGCTATCAAAATAAACTGACCTACAGGCCGCATGCCAGGGACAAACCTGCAGCCTTTGTGTTTCCCATCGAGTGCGTTTATAAAAG ACCCGAGTCGTGGATCCCCGCGTTCCTGAACCCTGGATCAGGTGTGTCTGAGGGTCGAGGCGGCCTGGTCGTCCACATGGCACTGCTCAATG AGCAATTGACGGGTGTCGCCAAGACAAACGTCGTCCCCCTGGGCTCTTTCATGCCCATATGGGCGGCAGTGGAGCAGAAGTCCCATCAGCCTTTGCTGCTGCTCATGGAGGAATGTGTGGCAGCCACGACGCCAGAGCTGCACCCTGGCAGCCAGGTTCACCCCATCATCACCAACAAGGG gtGTCTTTATGAAAGCATGAGGGCAAATTCTATGTTCCTTCCTCGATACCACTCGTCTGCCATCCTCCTCTACCTGCAGTCCTTCAGGTTTGGTCTCGGAGAGGAG GTGTACATCCACTGTAAACTGGTCGTATGGGACCCTGAGGCCCTCGATGAGAGCAAGAAGGCCTGCCAATATGTCAAAGACACTGGGAG TTGGGAAATGCTCGATGACCCGTTACAGAGctcactctgcagctgctgcgatTCCACCTGCAAGTCCCGTTCCAAAAGAGAAG aatccCACGGGCAGAGTCGCAATACTGTGCTGGGACCCCTGATCATCGTGGAGCACAACATTGTATCGGACACTGCAGCAGACTCTCAGGT GATGGTCCAATCTGAGCTGATGGAGACTCTGTGA
- the LOC118311666 gene encoding zona pellucida sperm-binding protein 3-like, which produces MMAFFRQRVLLLAILVAAVWVDADMKLDCRPDHMTLVWTESRTQVDPSLFRLGNCFPTSVAAREAAFSVALNDCNFKRMVTGDHLLYTNDLTFISSPDSHLLPFSHPVVCAYERPKDWYPLVYDPVFNTYGQGDLVFHIGLMNVDFSGPAASTTFPLGSFIPIMASVEQNRHQPLLLLLEECVAAPTPEMQPGSPFYPIITNKGCLMDSKISGSKFEPRQKSSEIRLSLQTFKFSVDVEVYIHCELVAWDPFGLDNTKKACHYIKDHGWELLDDPEYSNLCDCCDSSCKSRRMRSIASGKHGVVQKAVLGPLTITET; this is translated from the exons ATGATGGCTTTCTTTCGGCAACGGGTGCTGCTGCTCGCGATCCTGGTGGCTGCCGTTTGGGTTGACGCAG ACATGAAGCTGGACTGCAGGCCCGACCACATGACGCTGGTGTGGACCGAGAGCAGGACCCAGGTGGACCCGTCCCTGTTCCGTCTGGGCAACTGCTTTCCCACCAGCGTCGCAGCCCGGGAGGCCGCTTTCAGCGTGGCCCTCAACGACTGCAACTTCAAGAGAATG GTCACTGGGGATCATCTGCTGTACACCAACGACCTGACCTTCATTTCTTCACCCGATTCTCATCTACTCCCCTTCAGTCACCCAGTTGTCTGTGCATACGAGAG GCCGAAAGACTGGTACCCGCTCGTCTACGATCCTGTGTTTAACACGTATGGTCAGGGAGATCTGGTGTTTCACATTGGGCTCATGAACG TGGACTTCTCGGGCCCTGCCGCGTCCACTACTTTCCCTCTGGGTTCCTTCATCCCAATCATGGCGAGCGTGGAGCAGAACCGCCATCAgcctttgctgctgctgctcgaggAATGCGTTGCTGCTCCCACACCAGAGATGCAACCCGGAAGCCCTTTCTACCCAATCATCACAAATAAGGG ATGTCTTATGGACAGTAAGATATCCGGCTCAAAATTTGAGCCAAGGCAAAAATCGTCAGAGATCCGCCTCTCCCTTCAAACCTTCAAGTTTTCTGTCGACGTAGAG GTGTATATCCATTGTGAACTCGTGGCTTGGGATCCTTTTGGGCTTGACAACACAAAGAAGGCCTGCCACTATATCAAAGatcatgg CTGGGAGCTTCTGGATGACCCTGAATATAGCAATTTATGTGACTGCTGTGACTCGAGCTGCAAGTCCAGGAGAATGAGGAGTATAGCATCGG GGAAGCATGGCGTGGTCCAAAAAGCAGTCCTCGGGCCGCTTACCATCACCGAGACCTGA
- the LOC118310970 gene encoding RING finger protein 212B-like — YLCVVNCEHTGIKKMDWFHCNQCFTRRGPLFAVSSCGHVCCEACIKSKQCSVCGASCRYLPITDEMKPQEKVFFKDPVKLIQSQLQHISQIALFQRTQMERVAAHFKHRSVELERRLKEVAEQGYRQLSELKRENAALKKQLSELKRETAELKKPLSQRRVSPGQFQTDGTQRMMLPVAVTSPVTPRSRTLSHFGSAESQGWSRGRGPSLFSLTTPGSATSFSSNSSRTPTSFSTSTRSAHQTPVLQFPFMNGFSIQSPRC; from the exons tatttgtgtgttgttaactgtgaacacacagggattaaaaaaatggaCTGGTTCCACTGTAACCAGTGCTTCACGAGGAGGGGGCCGTTGTTTGCCGTGTCCAGCTGTGGCCACGTCTGCTGCGAAGCGTGCATTAAATCCA AGCAGTGCAGCGTGTGTGGGGCCAGCTGCCGTTATCTGCCCATCACTGATGAG aTGAAGCCACAGGAAAAGGTGTTTTTCAAGGACCCAGTGAAGCTGATCCAGTCACAACTGCAGCACATATCGCAG ATTGCTCTTTTTCAGAggacacagatggagagagtCGCAGCGCACTTCAAGCACAGGTCTGTCGAACTGGAAAGGCGCCTGAAGGAAGTCGCTGAGCAGGGCTACAG GCAACTGTCCGAGCTGAAAAGAGAGAATGCCGCCTTAAAAAAGCAACTCTCAGAGCTGAAAAGAGAGACTGCTGAATTAAAAAAGCCACTTTCTCAGAGGAGG GTTTCTCCAGGACAGTTTCAGACCGATGG CACTCAAAGGATGATGCTCCCTGTGGCTGTCACCTCCCCAG ttaCGCCTCGTTCAAGAACTCTCAG TCACTTTGGCTCAGCAGAGTCCCAGGGCTGGTCCAGAGGCAGAGGTCCCAGTCTCTTCTCCCTCACT acTCCTGGATCGGCAACCTCCTTTTCCAGCAATAGTTCTA GAACCCCTACATCCTTCAGCACCTCTACAAG AAGTGCACATCAGACTCCCGTTTTGCAGTTCCCGTTTATGAATGGATTTTCAATACAGTCACCCCGGTGTTAA
- the homeza gene encoding homeobox and leucine zipper encoding a yields MATYSEHNGRNGLPIAGKLTMIEFGGKLEAKRPSKDLCHSASSAESNASGVASFTTNHNSVVCLPLVSEGLKLVWTQSDQTRELDTIPELVQAFNLFPYPSSQEVNTLARVCALPLDKVKVWFMVQRIKYGISWSSEEIEETRRKLAVPELCDGSTETNEDANIKSNICDELAIEDTDGDKVEGAPSSFTPKKTKPKCESPDSYKPAKPTTPCFSSTLPPPQDSYFYRPPADTPASTATDVSLDLSESPSQQHRHGRYKKSKAQLADLRKSFLRENWPSEAELRRLQEETGLSRNDIRKWFSDSRYQLRVGRGSLAAAQSYSQQTAVGGKHDQQTQPLPLITQKTPQHNSVKGHEGARSSGTRNPHFFQAFLSNTLEAFGERVLEAEECDVMEELSGDGDSFKEMGQSEEQPLQLTKTCKIETDVPQEPSGIFKSSPYSSPSGSPPLTNKQLSNSSSTSKKSSNPAKASPSQTPIHISGASSTTSTSPALTPGGRPRKTKDQLDVLKQHFLRCQWPKSDDYTELVKLTGLPRADVIQWFGDTRYAVKNGQLRWVKGVRDQFLAELAAQQSSSGLTNGSGSGTSTRVGGSRKRKSQANGTGADSPDTQPLVAYYLSTGSLHERDLDSLCKKSRMSYQQVRDWFASRDVGDTDQELSITD; encoded by the coding sequence ATGGCAACCTACAGTGAACATAATGGCAGAAATGGACTGCCGATAGCAGGAAAATTAACAATGATAGAATTTGGAGGAAAGCTTGAAGCTAAACGTCCCTCCAAGGATTTGTGCCATTCTGCCAGCTCGGCTGAAAGCAACGCAAGCGGCGTGGCAAGTTTCACCACTAACCACAACTCTGTTGTGTGCCTGCCTCTGGTGTCAGAGGGACTGAAATTGGTATGGACACAGTCTGATCAGACACGTGAACTTGACACAATCCCAGAGTTGGTCCAAGCCTTTAACTTATTTCCATACCCATCATCCCAAGAGGTTAATACCCTAGCTCGGGTATGTGCCTTGCCACTGGACAAAGTTAAGGTGTGGTTTATGGTGCAGAGAATTAAATACGGTATCAGCTGGTCTTCAGAGGAGATAGAGGAGACACGGCGAAAGCTAGCAGTGCCTGAGCTTTGTGATGGCTCTACTGAAACAAATGAGGATGCCAATATCAAGAGCAACATTTGTGATGAATTGGCAATTGAGGATACAGATGGAGATAAGGTGGAGGGTGCTCCATCCAGCTTCACTcccaagaaaacaaaaccaaagtgtGAATCACCAGATTCCTATAAACCAGCCAAACCCACCACCCCATGCTTCAGTTCCACCCTTCCACCTCCTCAGGATTCATACTTTTATCGCCCACCAGCAGACACACCAGCAAGTACAGCAACAGATGTCTCCCTTGACCTTTCAGAGTCGCCGTCACAACAGCACCGTCATGGGCGCTACAAGAAGTCTAAAGCTCAGCTCGCTGATCTTCGAAAGAGCTTCCTGAGAGAGAACTGGCCTTCAGAGGCAGAGCTAAGACGTTTGCAGGAAGAAACTGGACTGAGCCGCAATGACATTCGTAAATGGTTCAGTGACAGCCGTTATCAGCTTAGAGTTGGCCGAGGAAGCCTGGCAGCAGCCCAGAGCTATTCTCAACAGACTGCTGTGGGAGGTAAACATGACCAACAAACTCAACCTCTCCCGCTTATTACTCAAAAGACACCTCAGCATAATAGCGTGAAGGGCCACGAGGGAGCCCGTAGCAGTGGAACTAGAAATCCACATTTCTTTCAGGCCTTTTTATCAAACACCCTGGAAGCATTTGGGGAAAGGGTTCTTGAGGCAGAAGAGTGTGATGTTATGGAGGAGCTTTCTGGTGATGGGGACAGTTTTAAAGAAATGGGGCAAAGTGAAGAACAACCCCTACAGTTGACCAAGACCTGCAAGATTGAGACTGATGTTCCACAGGAACCATCGGGTATATTTAAATCATCTCCCTACTCTTCCCCCTCTGGAAGCCCACCACTGACTAACAAACAActttcaaacagcagcagcacatcaaaGAAGTCATCCAACCCAGCCAAAGCCAGTCCTTCACAAACACCCATCCACATCTCAGGGGCCTCTTCAACTACATCCACATCTCCTGCTCTCACTCCTGGGGGGCGACCAAGAAAGACCAAGGATCAGTTGGACGTGTTAAAGCAGCACTTTTTACGCTGCCAGTGGCCCAAGAGTGACGACTACACTGAACTTGTTAAGCTTACAGGTTTACCCCGGGCAGATGTTATTCAGTGGTTTGGTGACACACGGTATGCTGTTAAAAATGGCCAGCTGCGGTGGGTAAAGGGGGTCCGTGACCAGTTTTTGGCTGAACTTGCTGCCCAGCAAAGTAGCAGCGGTTTAACTAATGGAAGTGGCTCTGGGACATCAACTCGGGTTGGTGGTAGCCGCAAACGAAAATCTCAGGCAAATGGAACAGGTGCAGATTCTCCCGATACCCAGCCACTGGTAGCATATTATCTTTCAACAGGCTCACTGCATGAAAGAGACCTTGACTCTCTATGCAAGAAATCCAGAATGAGTTACCAGCAAGTGCGAGATTGGTTTGCATCTCGGGATGTTGGGGACACTGACCAAGAACTTAGTATTACTGATTGA
- the dhrs1 gene encoding dehydrogenase/reductase SDR family member 1, with protein MSLSGWVCVVTGASRGIGRGIALQLSEAGATVYITGRQEKTLKQTAAEVKERGGNCLPVICDSTKHEDIEELFERISREQNGRLDILVNNAYAGVQAIFESMGKKFWETDPSIWDSINNTGLRGHYFFSVYASRLMVAQGRGLIVTISSMGGLRYLFNVPYGVGKAACDRMAADMAVELKSRGVVSVSLWPGAVQTELVSQLILEKDTPQGTDSKFKDVFANGETTELSGRCIVNLAKDTNLMLLTGKVIMTCDLARRYGIQDVDGRSVTDYTSLKFLLTQVPYLSWLSVVVPSFLRLPRFVLTLANSRF; from the exons ATGTCCCTGTCTGGTTGGGTTTGCGTGGTAACGGGTGCCTCCAGAGGCATTGGCAGGGGAATAGCCCTGCAGCTGTCGGAGGCAGGAGCCACTGTCTACATCACAGGGCGACAGGAGAAGACCCTGAAACAAACCGCTGCAGAG GTTAAGGAGAGAGGTGGGAATTGTTTGCCAGTAATCTGTGATTCTACAAAACATGAAGACATTGAGGAACTGTTTGAACGGATCTCACGGGAGCAGAATGGCAGACTGGACATCCTGGTTAACAATGCCTATGCTGGAGTACAG GCTATTTTCGAGAGTATGGGGAAGAAATTCTGGGAAACTGATCCATCGATCTGGGATTCCATCAACAACACTGGCCTCAG GGGCCACTATTTCTTCTCAGTTTATGCATCTCGGTTGATGGTGGCTCAAGGTCGAGGTTTGATAGTCACCATCTCATCTATGGGAGGGCTGCGGTATCTCTTCAATGTGCCGTATGGTGTTGGTAAAGCCGCG TGTGACAGAATGGCAGCTGACATGGCTGTTGAGCTGAAAAGTAGAGGAGTGGTTTCTGTCAGCCTGTGGCCCGGGGCAGTACAGACAGAGCTGGTGTCTCAGTTAATACTGGAGAAAGATACACCACAGGGTACGGATTCTAAG TTTAAAGATGTGTTTGCAAATGGAGAAACCACAGAACTGAGTGGGAGGTGTATTGTCAACCTGGCAAAAG ATACAAATCTGATGTTGCTGACTGGGAAAGTTATAATGACTTGTGACCTGGCAAGGCGCTATGGGATACAAGATGTTGATG GTCGGAGTGTAACTGATTATACTTCACTAAAATTCCTCCTGACCCAGGTCCCATATCTGTCCTGGCTCTCAGTGGTTGTCCCCTCATTCCTTCGCCTGCCACGCTTTGTGCTCACCCTGGCAAATAGCCGGTTCtga